In Selenomonadales bacterium, the DNA window GCGTAGATTCACGGAGTTTCACCGCCAAAGTGATCTCACCCTGTACCTCGAAACCGGCGAAGACCGCGAAAGCTATCGGTTAGCTGTCGCACACAAGGTCTTAGAGCAATTCTGTGCTCTGCATGGCATAGAAAGAGCCGAGCAGCTGAAGGGCGACCCAGAACGCTTCTCGGCCATCAGTCGGCAGTTGACACAAAATGTCGGCCTTACGTTACGCAAGGCCGCGGAAATGCTTGAGACTTCTCATACCAAGGTGTATCAGGCGTTGCAGGAGGACTAGCAGCTTACAAGCGGGCAGCTGATTTCCATGAAGAACCGTCCCTTTTGTTCCCGAGAAACTATTGCTCTCTTTTGTCCGTCGCGCCGCAGTGGACCGCCGACATTCCTTCACACATCGCGGCGATTAAAGATGCGTATCGCCAGCGTGAGCATAACAACAATGTATCCTGCTGTGTAGACCAGCATCCAGTCGCTCGGGGTCGAGTGACTGCCAAACGGGCCAAAGACATGGGCTGGGTTAAAGAAGACCATGTCAGGGGAGGTCCCCTGCAATAACAGGTGATTTACTACCGTTGCCACCACCCGCCGGTACACTGCGTCCGCAGGCAGTATGAGGCTCGTAATGACGCCGATATAGATGGCGGCGGTGCTACCTAGCATGGCCCCAATTTGTTCGATCATGCCCCCCATCACGGACAGCGCGTACAGGCCAAACGCCAAGACGCCATTGCTCAAGGTAGGGAGCCTTGTAGTCCCAAGCATAGTCACGGATAAAAGCACTAACGGCTTTAAGGCAAATAGGGCGAGCGCCACCCAACGACCCGGCAGGAGCAGACCTGTCTGCCAGTACACTAGGCCGACAAGCGCAAGAAAGAATAAAGCCGCATAAGTGACCAGCATAGCTGCCAAGCCGAAGTATTTCCCCAGCAGCAGGTCACGGCGGGTAAGGGGACGCGCCGCCAGCGGATAAAGCGTGCCGTTCTCTATTTCCCCGGCAATACTGCCTACCGCGGCAAGGATTGCCAAACCCGCGACCAAGAAGCTGGCGAGGTAAATCCCCATACTGAAGAGGACAAGTGGTTCTATAAGCTCAAAGACATCGGCGGCGGCCGGGTCGGCAATCCTAGCATTTGTCCCCACCATAAAGTGTAGGCCGATACCATACAGGGTGAGAAAGGCTAGGGTGAGAAGCGCAGCAACAAGAACGACTCGCTTGCGCAAAGCTTCCTTAAATGTAAAGACGGCCATCAACCACATGTCTTTTCGCCCTCCTGCACTAAACGGACAAAAACGTCCTCAAGGGAATTGTGGTGTGGCGTCACTTCGTAGATGCGGCAGCCATGTGCCGCGAGTTTGGCCACGACATCGGCGACTTCCTCGGGACTTGAGGTGCGCAACGTGAGTAAGTCCCCCTCTATTTGCAGGTCGGGGTACTTTGTCTGCAATTCCACAGCGAGCACTACAGGCAGGTCGCGCAGTTTTATGGCGACGGCGGTTGATGCGGCTTGCAGTTCATGCGGCTTGCCGTCGGCGACCACAATACCGTGATTGATGATCGACACACGGTCACAGACCTGCTCTACCTCGCTTAGGAGATGACTGTTCAAAAACACAGTTTTGCCGGCCGCTTTAAGCGAGAGGAGAATCTCTCGCACTTCGCGTCGTCCAAGCGGATCGAGCGCTGAGGTGGGCTCATCTAAAAACACCACGCGCGGGTCCCCTACTAACGCCGCGGCCAGCCCCAGCCGTTGCTGCATTCCCTTGCTGTAATTTGCAATGAGCTTTTCACCCTCTTTGGCCAGACCGACCAGCTCTAGGGCCGCTGATGCGCTGCGCTTAGCGGCCCTGTGGTCTAAGCCTGCGAGGTGCGCGTGGAAGTTGACGAGTTCTCGCCCCTTTAGCCAACCGTGCAAGCGAAAGTTCTCCGGCAGGAAGCCTATTTGCCGTCGACTCCGCACATCCTCCGGCGCGTATCCCGCAACCACGGCCTCCCCGGCGGTAGGGTAGACGAGGCCGACCAGCATTTTAACCAGGGTGCTTTTGCCGGCGCCGTTGGGGCCAAGGAACCCGAAAATCTGCCCCTCCTCCACGGAGAGGCAGATGTCTCGGCAAGCTACTTGTTGGCCGTAGACCTTGGTAAGATGCGTAACTTTAATAATCGCCACTACCTTATCTCCCCCGCGATGCTTAATGCCGCCTCTAGGGACAGACCGCTAATGGCCCTCCAGCTACCGCCCTCGCGCCACGCTAGGACGACAGTCCTGTCGACCTCATTCATGAAGTAGACGGCGGGGCTGCCGTTTACTGTAGTGTCTGTCCAGCTCATACCCGGTAATGCAGGGATGGGCAGGGTTTGCCGCCAGTCGTGGATATCGGCGAGTTGTCGGCGAAAGTTTTCCGGCAGGAAGGGCACCCGCACGAGCGCCTGGCGCAGATAGGCAATGTCGACCCCCGGCGGAGCTTCTATCGTCAGGTCGCGGGCAGCATAAATGGCGAACCCTTGCCCCGTGGGACCAAAGTATTGCGCCCGGATTACGGGTGGAATGTTAAAGATAACGGATTGCCCCGCTAAGGCTTGCGGCAGCACCACAGCGCTGTTGCGGCGCAAGTAGTTGTTAAGATTCTCGACATCGGGGGTAAAGGTGATAGTCGGGGCCTGCTCCACGATAATCTCGGTCCGCGTCTGACCGGCGAGCGTAGCGGGCAGATTAAGCTTAACGCCGCTTAACCCCTCGACTTGTGAGGGATCGGCTTCGACCCTCCAGTCGGCGGCGGTCGGAACAGTAACTTGCACGCGGCCGAAGTTCCTGATGTCGACGGTGCCACCCTCGCCGTGAAAGTTATCAAGTAGCTGCCCTAACTCCAGCATGTCCGCGGAAGTGATCTCGACGAGCTGTATCCTCTCCATGCGGAAAATGTTCAGAAACTGCGCGGCTAGAGAGCGGCCCGGCGGTGAACTTAAGATGAGCGCAAGCGCTAGGACCGCTGCGCTTACGCCGGTCAGCCATCTATACTTT includes these proteins:
- a CDS encoding ABC transporter permease subunit — translated: MWLMAVFTFKEALRKRVVLVAALLTLAFLTLYGIGLHFMVGTNARIADPAAADVFELIEPLVLFSMGIYLASFLVAGLAILAAVGSIAGEIENGTLYPLAARPLTRRDLLLGKYFGLAAMLVTYAALFFLALVGLVYWQTGLLLPGRWVALALFALKPLVLLSVTMLGTTRLPTLSNGVLAFGLYALSVMGGMIEQIGAMLGSTAAIYIGVITSLILPADAVYRRVVATVVNHLLLQGTSPDMVFFNPAHVFGPFGSHSTPSDWMLVYTAGYIVVMLTLAIRIFNRRDV
- a CDS encoding ABC transporter ATP-binding protein, producing MAIIKVTHLTKVYGQQVACRDICLSVEEGQIFGFLGPNGAGKSTLVKMLVGLVYPTAGEAVVAGYAPEDVRSRRQIGFLPENFRLHGWLKGRELVNFHAHLAGLDHRAAKRSASAALELVGLAKEGEKLIANYSKGMQQRLGLAAALVGDPRVVFLDEPTSALDPLGRREVREILLSLKAAGKTVFLNSHLLSEVEQVCDRVSIINHGIVVADGKPHELQAASTAVAIKLRDLPVVLAVELQTKYPDLQIEGDLLTLRTSSPEEVADVVAKLAAHGCRIYEVTPHHNSLEDVFVRLVQEGEKTCG
- a CDS encoding zf-HC2 domain-containing protein; protein product: IMCLEEGILQTYLDAELDVQQAGDVAAHLAECAACRERLRSLAELANCTAVSLTSYMQATAAISRPEHVIPMSYLRHRQASQNKQRRLISMMQKYRWLTGVSAAVLALALILSSPPGRSLAAQFLNIFRMERIQLVEITSADMLELGQLLDNFHGEGGTVDIRNFGRVQVTVPTAADWRVEADPSQVEGLSGVKLNLPATLAGQTRTEIIVEQAPTITFTPDVENLNNYLRRNSAVVLPQALAGQSVIFNIPPVIRAQYFGPTGQGFAIYAARDLTIEAPPGVDIAYLRQALVRVPFLPENFRRQLADIHDWRQTLPIPALPGMSWTDTTVNGSPAVYFMNEVDRTVVLAWREGGSWRAISGLSLEAALSIAGEIR